Proteins from one Hemicordylus capensis ecotype Gifberg chromosome 7, rHemCap1.1.pri, whole genome shotgun sequence genomic window:
- the TMEM91 gene encoding transmembrane protein 91, with the protein MENVHELQHPLLAKAPGKVTLQGRMLSQAAPQDHSGLFAHHLPPNFPWLQPGSVIPNQLLDPGTLQRTVEPYRTPEPVLYPELWKSTNPQGWKKKDYIETAFGDSKEAGELPRKVPLEKDIHTVCYEVGDTELPDLENDSSSDSDTESESSFSMLLPQDYLGLAVFSMLCCFWPLGIAAFYLSQKTNKASAKGDYPRAWTASRQTFALAVLSIILGICTYIGAVVALIAYLSNKAPT; encoded by the exons ATGGAGAATGTCCACGAACTGCAGCACCCGCTGCTGGCCAAGGCCCCTGGGAAGGTGACCCTCCAGGGCAGGATGCTGAGCCAAGCAGCCCCCCAGGACCATTCTGGATTGTTTGCCCACCACTTGCCGCCCAACTTTCCCTGGCTCCAGCCGGGCTCCGTCATTCCCAACCAGCTCCTGGATCCCGGCACCCTGCAGAGGACGGTGGAGCCGTACCGTACTCCAGAACCAGTTCTGTACCCGGAGCTGTGGAAGTCCACGAATCCCCAAGGTTGGAAGAAGAAAGATTATATTGAAACCGCCTTTGGGGACAGCAAGGAGGCAGGAGAGCTGCCCCGGAAGGTGCCTCTCGAGAAGGACATTCACACTGTCTGCTATGAAGTGGGCGACACAGAGCTGCCAGACCTAGAG AACGACTCCTCAAGCGACAGCGACACAGAGAGCGAGAGCAGCTTCTCCATGCTGCTGCCTCAGGATTATCTGGGCCTGGCTGTCTTCTCCATGCTGTGCTGCTTCTGGCCACTGGGCATTGCTGCCTTCTACCTGTCCCAAAAG ACCAACAAGGCATCAGCAAAGGGGGATTACCCAAGGGCGTGGACGGCCTCTCGCCAGACCTTTGCATTGGCGGTCTTGTCCATCATCCTTGGCATCTGCACCTACATCGGAGCTGTGGTGGCCCTCATCGCCTACCTGTCCAACAAAGCGCCAACCTAG